In one window of Ptychodera flava strain L36383 unplaced genomic scaffold, AS_Pfla_20210202 Scaffold_41__1_contigs__length_1339820_pilon, whole genome shotgun sequence DNA:
- the LOC139128025 gene encoding carbohydrate sulfotransferase 1-like: MFSKLNKKGFGKLAVMATLIMGFVLLVWYGRNSMKTYEHRYFSKYKNVPERVSVPPPSRGSVQQLTKTRTTEENYQNDSRVHIIIIARMSTGSTALGSMLGSGENSFYAYEPGLLFLEFLYHKNVFVDRASYLQEMQPQLCTFLGDLFKCNFPSDAYLRGLNNKSSLYRDSGHSLTRLSYPVSREELTSFCRSKSNIISKVLRFVDIESCLPTLKENKVKLIFLARDPRGMIASRLRRWKPFLRSLADVSNANYYPTEAIVKEHCDWLDMVYNLLKNGSKWLRENSMLVRFEDLCLYPNIVGQAIYNFVGLTHSEGDVGKNHNMSATRWLNFKSYANLKEIQDSCPRHVYDDFGWRWINSEEEFERVKTSSSWYYNELPPGRVALKYKIPKIFDNA; encoded by the coding sequence GTTTCGGGAAGTTAGCTGTTATGGCAACCTTGATCATGGGTTTTGTTTTATTGGTATGGTATGGCAGAAATTCCATGAAGACCTACGAACatagatatttttcaaaatataaaaacgtGCCTGAACGTGTCTCTGTACCTCCACCGAGTAGAGGAAGTGTGCAGCAACTGACAAAGACACGAACAACAGAGGAAAACTACCAGAATGACTCCCGTGTGCATATAATCATTATTGCACGAATGTCGACTGGATCCACCGCTCTGGGAAGCATGTTGGGTAGCGGagaaaacagtttttatgcTTACGAACCTGGACTCCTATTCTTGGAGTTTCTTTATCATAAAAATGTCTTCGTTGACAGAGCAAGTTATCTTCAGGAAATGCAACCACAGCTATGCACGTTTTTGGGAGACTTGTTTAAATGTAATTTTCCCTCAGATGCTTATCTGCGTGGACTTAATAACAAAAGCAGCCTGTACAGAGATAGCGGACATTCACTAACACGTTTGTCGTATCCAGTCAGTAGAGAGGAGTTGACGTCATTCTGTAGATCAAAGTCTAACATTATATCAAAAGTTCTCCGCTTTGTTGACATCGAGTCATGTCTACCAACTTTAAAAGAGAACAAAGTCAAGCTGATATTCCTGGCTAGAGACCCGAGAGGGATGATTGCTTCCAGACTTCGCCGATGGAAACCTTTTTTGAGGTCTTTAGCTGACGTTTCTAATGCAAATTATTATCCGACTGAAGCAATAGTTAAAGAACACTGTGATTGGCTTGACATGGTTtataatttattgaaaaatgGTTCCAAGTGGCTGAGAGAGAATTCTATGCTAGTTCGATTTGAAGATCTCTGTCTGTACCCAAATATTGTCGGTCAAGCTATTTACAATTTCGTTGGACTCACGCATTCCGAAGGAGATGTTGGCAAAAACCATAATATGTCAGCCACACGTTGGTTAAATTTTAAAAGCTATGCCAATCTCAAAGAGATACAGGACTCTTGTCCAAGACACGTGTACGATGACTTCGGATGGAGGTGGATTAATAGCGAAGAGGAATTTGAACGCGTTAAAACATCGTCAAGTTGGTACTACAATGAGTTACCACCAGGCAGGGTCGCTTTAAAGTACAAAATACcgaaaatttttgacaatgcCTGA